The Paraburkholderia fungorum genome window below encodes:
- a CDS encoding FdhF/YdeP family oxidoreductase: MSTDSTIKEYKNAAGGWGSLKAVATILIQEHVALHGSAILSHQNKPDGFACVSCSWAKPADPHLFEFCENGAKATAWEITSKHIDPDFFAQHTLSELEAWSGLELESSGRLTAPMRWDPATDHYVETTWEYAFADIAKELRAIEPDEAVFYASGRASLETSYLYQLLARMYGTNNLPDSSNMCHESTSVALPKTIGSPVGTVTLADFEHTDCMFFFGHNTGTNAPRMLHQLQDARKRGAHIITFNPIKERGLVSFANPQSPLDMLTPAQTHISTQYHQVRIGGDAAAVAGLCKLLIEWDDAAQRDGAPRVLDAAFIAEHTEGFEAFAAAMRATTWVEIESRSQLTRDALTAAASEYARAKSVMVLYGMGITQHRNGVHNVQMLSNLLLLRGNIGRPGAGICPIRGHSNVQGQRTVGITEKPELAPLDTLKKLYGFEPPRHKGMSTVEACQGVLDGKVKAFIGLGGNFQVAIPDHHVMDAAWRSLRLTVQIATKLNRSHLLHGEVAYLLPCLGRIEIDQQASGEQWVSVEDSTACVHGSHGYADPASKILLSEPAIVAGIAKALLPRNPKVDWDSWVADYATIREAIERTYPDQFADFNRRFCEPGGFHRPIPAAERKWKTPNGKANFVVPDTLDEDADMPSSGPGVLRLMTTRGDSQFNTTVYSLDDRFRGVLGTRNVLLMHRDDMMRLDLAEGDEVSAVTDSKDDVIREVGGMRVHAFDIPAGCVMGYYPECNRLIPLSHHAKDSLVPASKSIPVRLRKSEVMGA; this comes from the coding sequence ATGAGCACGGACAGCACAATCAAGGAATATAAAAACGCGGCCGGTGGGTGGGGCTCGTTGAAAGCGGTTGCCACGATTCTGATTCAGGAGCACGTCGCGCTGCATGGCAGCGCGATTCTTTCTCACCAGAACAAACCTGACGGCTTCGCCTGCGTGAGCTGTTCGTGGGCCAAACCGGCTGACCCGCATTTGTTCGAATTCTGCGAGAACGGTGCGAAGGCGACCGCATGGGAGATCACGAGCAAACATATCGATCCTGATTTCTTCGCGCAGCACACACTGTCCGAACTCGAAGCGTGGAGCGGCCTGGAACTCGAATCGTCGGGACGGCTGACCGCGCCGATGCGCTGGGACCCCGCCACCGATCACTACGTGGAAACAACATGGGAATACGCGTTCGCCGACATCGCAAAAGAGTTGCGTGCAATCGAACCCGATGAAGCCGTGTTCTATGCATCCGGACGGGCGTCGCTCGAAACCTCGTACCTGTATCAACTTCTCGCTCGCATGTATGGCACGAACAATTTGCCGGACAGTTCCAACATGTGTCATGAAAGCACGTCCGTTGCTTTGCCCAAGACCATCGGTTCACCTGTTGGCACGGTCACGCTCGCCGACTTTGAACACACCGACTGCATGTTTTTCTTTGGCCACAACACCGGCACCAATGCGCCGCGGATGCTGCATCAATTGCAGGATGCACGCAAGCGGGGCGCACACATCATCACGTTTAACCCGATTAAAGAGCGCGGGCTGGTAAGTTTTGCGAATCCTCAATCGCCGCTCGACATGCTGACGCCGGCGCAGACGCACATCAGTACGCAATATCATCAAGTGCGCATTGGCGGCGATGCAGCGGCCGTGGCAGGTCTGTGCAAACTGTTGATCGAATGGGATGACGCGGCACAACGAGATGGAGCGCCTCGCGTGCTCGACGCGGCGTTCATTGCCGAACACACGGAAGGCTTCGAAGCATTCGCTGCGGCAATGCGTGCAACTACTTGGGTCGAGATCGAGTCTCGCTCGCAATTGACGCGTGACGCACTCACTGCGGCCGCCTCGGAATACGCCCGCGCGAAGTCGGTCATGGTGCTCTACGGGATGGGAATCACACAGCATCGCAATGGCGTGCACAACGTTCAGATGCTGTCCAATCTGCTGCTGTTGCGCGGCAATATCGGCCGGCCTGGTGCAGGTATCTGCCCGATACGCGGGCACTCGAACGTGCAAGGTCAGCGCACGGTCGGCATCACGGAAAAGCCGGAACTGGCGCCGCTCGATACGTTGAAAAAGCTGTATGGTTTCGAGCCGCCGCGCCACAAAGGTATGAGTACCGTAGAAGCCTGCCAGGGTGTGCTGGACGGGAAGGTCAAAGCGTTCATCGGGCTCGGTGGGAATTTCCAGGTGGCGATTCCGGATCACCATGTGATGGATGCGGCGTGGCGCTCGCTGAGGCTGACCGTGCAGATTGCGACGAAACTCAATCGCAGTCATCTGCTGCATGGCGAAGTCGCTTATCTGCTGCCGTGCCTCGGGCGCATCGAGATTGATCAGCAGGCGAGTGGCGAACAATGGGTGAGCGTCGAGGACAGCACGGCGTGCGTCCACGGTTCACACGGCTATGCAGACCCGGCCAGCAAAATCCTTTTGTCGGAGCCGGCCATCGTGGCCGGTATTGCCAAGGCGCTGTTGCCGCGCAACCCAAAGGTCGACTGGGATTCGTGGGTCGCCGATTATGCGACGATCCGCGAAGCGATCGAGCGGACCTATCCCGATCAGTTCGCTGACTTCAATCGGCGCTTTTGCGAACCCGGCGGTTTTCATCGACCGATACCGGCCGCTGAACGCAAATGGAAAACGCCTAATGGCAAAGCAAATTTTGTGGTGCCCGATACGCTCGATGAAGACGCCGATATGCCATCTAGCGGTCCCGGCGTGCTTCGTCTGATGACAACGCGTGGCGACAGCCAGTTCAACACCACGGTCTATTCGCTGGACGACCGCTTTCGTGGCGTGCTGGGTACGCGTAACGTTTTGCTGATGCATCGCGACGACATGATGAGACTCGATCTCGCGGAGGGCGACGAAGTGTCTGCCGTGACCGATTCGAAAGACGATGTGATACGCGAAGTGGGTGGTATGCGCGTGCATGCGTTCGATATTCCGGCCGGTTGTGTCATGGGCTATTACCCCGAATGCAACCGGCTCATCCCGTTATCGCATCACGCCAAGGACAGTCTCGTGCCGGCGTCGAAATCGATACCGGTGCGACTGCGGAAATCAGAAGTAATGGGTGCGTGA
- a CDS encoding SDR family oxidoreductase gives MSETRNQFGMQDPTKQYPQPPFERQPQSAPGLAQKMTPKPNHGETSYKGFGRLAGRRALITGADSGIGRAVAIAFAREGADVALNYLPSEEADAREVVGFVEEAGQKAIAIPGDISDEAFCRQLVDQSVKQLGGLDILVNVAGKQVFVENIADLTTQQLEATFRTNVFAMFWLCKAALPHLPPGATIINTTSIQSYQPSPGLLDYASTKAAITAFTHGLAKQVIGKGIRVNAVAPGPVWTPLQPSGGQPQEKVEEFGSEAPMKRPGQPAELAPIYVLLASQESSFVTGEVYGVTGGNHLP, from the coding sequence ATGTCTGAAACCCGCAATCAATTTGGCATGCAGGACCCCACCAAGCAATATCCTCAGCCGCCATTCGAGCGACAGCCGCAATCTGCGCCCGGCCTCGCGCAAAAAATGACGCCAAAGCCCAATCACGGCGAGACCAGTTACAAGGGATTTGGCCGGCTCGCTGGCCGGCGGGCGCTAATCACTGGCGCCGATAGCGGAATTGGGCGGGCAGTTGCGATTGCGTTCGCCCGCGAAGGGGCAGATGTCGCGCTGAACTATCTTCCGAGCGAGGAAGCAGACGCACGCGAGGTAGTCGGTTTTGTCGAGGAAGCGGGCCAAAAAGCAATCGCCATCCCCGGCGATATCAGCGACGAGGCCTTTTGCCGCCAGCTTGTGGATCAGTCGGTCAAACAGCTAGGCGGCCTTGATATTCTGGTGAATGTGGCGGGTAAGCAGGTATTTGTCGAAAATATCGCGGATCTCACTACGCAGCAGTTGGAGGCGACCTTCCGCACCAATGTTTTCGCGATGTTCTGGCTGTGCAAGGCGGCTCTGCCGCACCTACCGCCCGGCGCGACCATTATCAACACGACGTCGATCCAGAGTTATCAGCCAAGCCCCGGTCTGCTCGATTACGCCTCCACCAAAGCAGCCATCACGGCCTTCACGCATGGACTCGCAAAACAGGTGATCGGCAAGGGCATTCGTGTCAACGCGGTCGCACCTGGTCCGGTATGGACGCCTCTTCAGCCGAGCGGCGGACAGCCCCAGGAAAAAGTTGAGGAATTCGGCTCGGAGGCACCGATGAAGCGTCCCGGACAGCCCGCGGAACTCGCACCAATTTACGTGCTGTTAGCGTCGCAGGAGTCGAGTTTCGTAACGGGCGAAGTGTATGGCGTGACGGGCGGTAACCATCTGCCTTGA
- a CDS encoding flavodoxin family protein, with product MSREAFRERFMGRFYDPAFRVEDASLSRLESIAWDAYCESRKSPVTDKAGLGFADPDYDLSVEWRTASERIKAAQKKQQDKSTRSRVLIVNASSRNDFTCPGEMSKSFRLGKLAQQRLESHGIEVDFLDLSRLNSEHDLHIHPCKGCVSTAMPLCHWPCSCYPNHSLGLVNDWMNEIYERFAACHGVLFVTPVYWYQVTGPLKQLIDRLVCADGGNPDPTSTHGKKADEAKRIELAGWDYPKHLAGRAYGLVVHGDVAGIEGSRRALTDWLNWMGFIEAGAKSRLDRFIGYYEPYATSHATLDRDKDMQDEVANVAEALANTVGRIRQGFEEPDNSLAPVRAK from the coding sequence ATGTCGCGCGAAGCGTTTCGTGAACGTTTTATGGGGCGTTTCTACGACCCGGCTTTTCGTGTCGAAGATGCGTCGCTGTCGCGGCTCGAATCGATCGCATGGGACGCGTATTGCGAGTCCCGAAAGTCGCCCGTGACCGACAAGGCGGGTCTCGGCTTTGCAGATCCTGACTACGATCTTTCGGTGGAGTGGCGAACGGCCAGTGAACGCATCAAGGCCGCGCAAAAAAAGCAGCAGGATAAATCGACGCGTTCACGGGTATTGATCGTCAATGCGTCATCACGCAACGATTTCACATGCCCGGGAGAGATGTCGAAGAGCTTTCGACTCGGCAAGCTTGCGCAGCAACGATTGGAGAGCCATGGCATTGAAGTGGATTTTCTCGACCTCTCACGTCTGAATTCCGAACACGATCTGCATATTCATCCGTGCAAAGGCTGCGTATCGACAGCGATGCCACTATGCCATTGGCCGTGCAGTTGCTATCCCAATCATTCGCTTGGCCTCGTCAATGACTGGATGAACGAAATCTATGAGCGCTTTGCGGCGTGCCATGGAGTGCTTTTCGTTACCCCGGTCTACTGGTATCAAGTCACAGGTCCTCTGAAGCAGCTCATAGACCGCCTGGTGTGCGCGGACGGCGGCAATCCTGATCCGACATCGACGCACGGCAAGAAAGCCGACGAAGCCAAACGCATCGAACTGGCGGGTTGGGATTATCCAAAGCACCTTGCCGGGCGAGCTTATGGGCTGGTGGTTCATGGCGACGTCGCGGGTATTGAAGGTTCCCGCCGGGCGCTAACGGACTGGCTCAACTGGATGGGCTTTATCGAAGCCGGCGCCAAATCCAGACTCGACCGGTTTATCGGTTATTACGAGCCGTACGCGACGAGTCATGCCACGCTCGATCGCGACAAGGATATGCAGGACGAAGTCGCTAATGTCGCCGAAGCGCTCGCTAATACGGTTGGCCGGATTCGTCAGGGCTTCGAAGAGCCGGACAATAGTCTTGCTCCCGTTCGCGCCAAATGA
- a CDS encoding phosphatidylserine decarboxylase family protein, giving the protein METGKIAVNANRRRLGEWLPSHEQHLARYRTEITKKARERAASAKCSSAVADLAALITGDPVLRMDLTRAIEQARDAGYVLGYSSIEELIDVIDYLMTYAPPFSETSLIHCPLNALLDWPMCMPSGYALFRDPALNTHLKRVLNCWCGFLSGPHSREHLSASPPDGWFSPEADKRIGLSQFICEPDRPYWGFASWNDFFTRRFREGMRPVDEPGNKKAIVSACEAAPYNIQHDVKLDDTFWIKSQPYSLRDIFAAKHDELAATFAGGSVYQAFLSAFNYHRWHAPVSGVVCHAYAVDGTYYSNADSEGEDPGGLNDSQGYISAVAARAIIVIECDDRSIGKVACIFVGMADVSSCIIEALPGVRVQKGDELGFFQYGGSTCCLVFGPGVIKGFIPQPPFDDKSAPVKVNSLIATAR; this is encoded by the coding sequence ATGGAAACCGGAAAAATCGCTGTCAACGCAAACCGACGTCGCCTTGGTGAGTGGCTCCCGAGCCATGAACAACACCTCGCTCGATACCGGACAGAGATTACGAAAAAAGCGCGCGAGCGTGCCGCAAGCGCGAAGTGTTCCAGTGCGGTTGCCGATCTGGCGGCGTTGATTACCGGCGATCCGGTGCTTCGAATGGACCTGACGCGGGCCATCGAACAGGCACGTGACGCAGGTTACGTTCTGGGCTATAGCAGCATCGAAGAATTGATCGATGTGATCGACTATCTGATGACGTATGCGCCGCCGTTCAGTGAGACTAGCCTGATTCATTGCCCCTTGAATGCGTTGCTGGACTGGCCAATGTGCATGCCGTCGGGCTATGCATTGTTTCGCGATCCGGCGCTGAACACGCATCTCAAGCGCGTGCTGAACTGCTGGTGCGGTTTTCTGAGTGGTCCGCATTCGCGCGAACATCTGAGCGCTTCGCCACCCGACGGCTGGTTCTCCCCCGAGGCTGACAAGCGGATCGGACTTTCACAATTCATTTGCGAGCCTGATCGACCTTACTGGGGCTTTGCGTCGTGGAACGATTTTTTCACACGACGCTTTCGCGAAGGCATGCGACCTGTCGATGAACCGGGCAATAAGAAGGCGATCGTGAGCGCGTGCGAAGCCGCCCCTTACAACATCCAGCACGACGTCAAACTCGACGACACGTTCTGGATCAAATCACAACCTTATTCATTGCGGGACATCTTTGCCGCGAAGCACGATGAACTGGCGGCCACCTTTGCAGGCGGTTCGGTCTATCAGGCCTTTCTCAGCGCCTTTAATTATCATCGCTGGCACGCTCCGGTGAGTGGCGTTGTTTGTCACGCTTACGCCGTCGATGGCACCTATTACTCGAACGCCGATTCTGAAGGTGAGGATCCGGGTGGGCTCAACGACTCGCAAGGCTACATCTCGGCCGTGGCGGCACGGGCAATCATCGTCATCGAATGTGATGATCGCTCGATTGGCAAGGTAGCGTGTATTTTTGTCGGCATGGCTGATGTCTCCTCTTGCATCATCGAAGCATTGCCTGGTGTGCGGGTACAGAAGGGCGATGAACTTGGATTTTTCCAGTATGGAGGGTCGACTTGCTGTCTCGTATTTGGTCCGGGCGTAATCAAAGGTTTTATCCCTCAGCCACCGTTCGACGACAAAAGCGCGCCGGTCAAGGTGAACTCGCTGATTGCCACTGCCAGATAG
- a CDS encoding glutathione-independent formaldehyde dehydrogenase — protein MKALVYEGPRKVTVKEMPDAKIERPNDVLVKITTTNICGSDLHMYEGRTNMESGRILGHENLGVVTEIGKGVERIKVGDRVCLPFNIGCGFCKNCERGLTGFCLTANPGVAGAAYGFAGMGPYSGGQAEYLRVPFGDFNCLVLPPDSEEKENDYVMLSDIFPTGYHATELAGVLPGESVVIYGAGPVGLMAALSAQIRGASKIMVVDTHPDRLKLAEKIGAIAVDDTDGNSAERILEMTGGEGADRGCECVGYQCTCKGHEVPNATMNNLIKAVRPTGGIGVVGVFVAEDPKAEDELAKKGQVALDFGQLWMKGQKIATGQANVKAYNRRLRDLIAAGKAKPSQIISHELPLEQAADGYKHFDERAEGWTKVVLKPAA, from the coding sequence ATGAAAGCACTGGTGTACGAAGGCCCCCGTAAAGTCACCGTCAAGGAAATGCCGGACGCGAAAATCGAGCGTCCTAATGACGTATTGGTGAAGATCACGACCACCAACATCTGCGGCTCTGACCTGCATATGTACGAAGGCCGTACGAATATGGAATCGGGCCGCATTCTCGGTCACGAAAATCTGGGCGTTGTCACTGAGATCGGTAAGGGCGTCGAGCGGATCAAGGTAGGTGATCGTGTTTGTCTGCCCTTTAATATCGGCTGTGGCTTCTGCAAGAACTGCGAGCGTGGCCTTACGGGCTTCTGTCTCACTGCAAATCCGGGCGTGGCCGGCGCAGCGTATGGCTTCGCCGGAATGGGACCGTATAGTGGCGGGCAGGCGGAATATCTGCGCGTTCCATTCGGTGACTTCAATTGCCTCGTCCTGCCACCCGATTCGGAAGAAAAAGAAAATGACTATGTGATGCTGTCGGATATTTTTCCGACCGGTTATCACGCGACCGAACTGGCCGGTGTTCTGCCCGGTGAAAGCGTTGTGATTTATGGCGCGGGGCCGGTTGGCCTGATGGCGGCGCTATCGGCGCAAATCAGGGGCGCCAGCAAGATCATGGTCGTCGACACGCATCCTGATCGCCTGAAGCTGGCTGAGAAAATCGGTGCGATTGCCGTGGATGACACAGACGGCAATTCGGCTGAACGAATCCTTGAAATGACCGGCGGCGAAGGCGCAGATCGCGGTTGTGAATGCGTCGGTTATCAGTGTACGTGCAAGGGGCACGAGGTGCCGAATGCGACGATGAATAACCTGATCAAGGCAGTTCGGCCGACGGGCGGCATTGGTGTGGTGGGCGTTTTTGTTGCGGAAGATCCGAAGGCCGAAGATGAGCTCGCCAAGAAAGGGCAGGTTGCACTTGATTTCGGTCAGTTGTGGATGAAAGGCCAGAAGATCGCCACGGGGCAGGCCAATGTCAAGGCATACAACCGTCGTTTGCGCGATCTGATTGCAGCCGGTAAAGCGAAGCCCTCACAGATCATCTCGCACGAACTCCCGCTGGAACAGGCTGCCGACGGTTACAAACACTTCGACGAACGTGCCGAGGGTTGGACGAAGGTTGTACTGAAGCCCGCGGCCTGA